The following proteins come from a genomic window of Ornithinimicrobium cryptoxanthini:
- a CDS encoding DUF4235 domain-containing protein yields the protein MGNIVAKILTAGAAVAASFIARKATDGTWKFVTGSDSPENPEDPDIDIKEAIAFAVLSGALVGLARLLANRQTSKVVAKGSHKSSEQVADAANG from the coding sequence ATGGGCAACATCGTGGCTAAGATCCTGACCGCCGGTGCGGCCGTCGCCGCGAGTTTCATCGCACGCAAGGCGACGGACGGCACCTGGAAGTTCGTGACCGGCAGTGACTCCCCAGAGAACCCGGAGGACCCGGACATTGACATCAAGGAGGCCATCGCCTTCGCGGTCCTCTCCGGTGCGCTCGTCGGTCTGGCCAGGCTGCTGGCCAACCGGCAGACGAGCAAGGTCGTCGCCAAGGGCAGCCACAAATCCTCCGAGCAGGTGGCGGACGCCGCCAACGGGTGA
- a CDS encoding polysaccharide biosynthesis protein, with protein MATLWTRLELDGNVLTHLNTWLVALGAASLHAVVGTVLGPYMVRHVRGSFEEVISVVRAAAITGLVLLVVAFAFNTIFLPRSVPFLATALAIVLMLAARFTIRTYRSRRAGTRETAGRVIVYGAGLAGRRLAYNMLHDDRSELVPVAYIDDDRHKRRLRVEGVPVLGTGADLVAVAERTNATHVVVAIPRVDSELLRETRELAEEAGLKIKVLPPLNEWVRTADPQGSDLRDLNLEDLLGRHAVALDQDAISAHLTGRVVLVTGAGGSIGSELCRQIAKFNPGRLVMLDRDESTLHATQLSITGRALLDADDLILVNIRDADTLRAHFAEFKPEIVFHAAALKHLSLLERYPTEAWQTNVLGTLNVLQAATEAGVDTFVNISTDKAASPTSVLGYSKRIAERLTAHYAQTAPGRYVSVRFGNVLGSRGSVIPAFTEQIRRGGPVTVTDPDVERYFMLIPEACQLVMQAGAIGHDGQAMVLDMGTPVKIVDVAHELIALSGKDVEIQFTGLRPGEKLTEVLFMTDEAHQPTSHPMMAAVDVPSLDPHFLMRLQVQDPASVRRAFEACGNSDTSAAAM; from the coding sequence ATGGCGACGCTGTGGACCCGACTGGAGCTTGACGGCAACGTCTTGACGCACCTCAACACCTGGCTCGTCGCGCTGGGAGCCGCCAGCCTCCACGCCGTCGTCGGCACCGTCCTCGGGCCCTACATGGTGCGCCACGTGCGCGGCAGCTTTGAGGAAGTCATCTCGGTGGTCCGCGCGGCTGCCATCACGGGCCTGGTCCTGCTGGTGGTCGCCTTCGCCTTCAACACCATCTTCCTGCCAAGGTCGGTCCCCTTCCTCGCGACAGCGCTGGCGATCGTGCTCATGCTCGCCGCCCGCTTCACCATCCGCACCTATCGCTCCCGACGTGCGGGGACGCGGGAAACAGCCGGTCGCGTCATCGTTTACGGCGCCGGGCTGGCCGGCCGCCGCCTCGCCTACAACATGCTGCACGACGACCGCAGCGAGCTCGTGCCCGTCGCCTACATCGACGATGACCGCCACAAGCGTCGCCTCAGGGTCGAGGGCGTGCCGGTCCTGGGCACCGGTGCTGACCTCGTCGCCGTGGCCGAGCGCACCAACGCCACCCACGTCGTGGTCGCCATCCCTCGTGTTGACTCAGAACTGCTGCGCGAGACGCGCGAGCTCGCCGAGGAGGCCGGCCTGAAAATCAAGGTCCTGCCCCCGCTCAACGAGTGGGTCCGGACGGCTGATCCCCAGGGGAGCGACCTGCGCGACCTCAACCTCGAGGACCTGCTCGGTCGGCATGCTGTCGCGCTCGACCAGGACGCGATCAGCGCCCACCTCACCGGTAGGGTCGTCCTGGTCACCGGCGCCGGCGGCTCAATCGGCTCAGAGTTGTGCCGCCAGATCGCGAAGTTCAACCCCGGACGCCTCGTCATGCTCGACCGCGACGAGTCGACTCTGCATGCCACCCAGCTCAGCATCACCGGTCGCGCGCTGCTCGACGCCGACGACCTGATCCTGGTCAACATCCGCGACGCCGACACGCTTCGAGCCCACTTCGCCGAGTTCAAACCCGAGATCGTCTTCCACGCAGCCGCCCTAAAGCACCTCAGCCTGCTCGAGCGCTACCCCACCGAGGCATGGCAGACCAACGTGTTGGGCACCCTCAACGTGCTGCAGGCCGCCACCGAGGCTGGCGTCGACACCTTCGTCAACATCTCCACCGACAAGGCGGCAAGTCCGACCTCCGTCCTGGGCTACTCCAAGCGGATCGCCGAGCGGCTCACCGCGCACTACGCCCAGACCGCCCCCGGCCGTTATGTCTCCGTCCGCTTCGGCAACGTCCTGGGCTCCCGCGGCTCGGTCATCCCCGCCTTCACCGAGCAGATCCGTCGTGGCGGTCCCGTCACTGTCACCGACCCCGACGTCGAGCGTTACTTCATGCTCATCCCCGAGGCGTGCCAGCTCGTGATGCAGGCCGGCGCCATCGGCCACGACGGCCAGGCGATGGTGCTCGACATGGGCACCCCCGTGAAGATCGTCGACGTCGCCCACGAGCTCATCGCGCTCTCCGGCAAGGACGTCGAGATCCAGTTCACCGGCCTGCGGCCCGGGGAGAAGTTGACTGAGGTGCTCTTCATGACCGATGAGGCCCACCAGCCGACCTCCCATCCGATGATGGCGGCCGTGGACGTCCCCTCACTGGACCCGCACTTTCTAATGCGACTGCAGGTCCAGGACCCCGCATCCGTCCGCCGAGCCTTCGAGGCCTGCGGGAACAGCGACACCTCCGCAGCCGCGATGTGA
- a CDS encoding polysaccharide biosynthesis tyrosine autokinase — translation MELTDYVRIARRSWRLILAAVLTVVALAALLTALTPREYRSTAQLFVSTAGGDSVSDLAQGGSFTQRQVATYADIATTPIVLDKVVAELGLDESAGSLAGRVSAVVPPNTVLIDVAVVDDDPVEAAQVANSVAAEFAETLQELERVDASGESPVKATVVKPATAPQSPASPSPLRNLALATVLGLLLGAGLAVLRDLLDTNVRGESDIHRVTDEPVIGAIAFDKDAEDHPLVIEIDPHSHRSEAFRSLRTNLFYLSPDEPARTLLITSTVPNEGKSTTSVNLALTMAETGARVCLIEGDLRRPRMLEYMGLESAAGLTDVLVGRVDVEDVLQPHVSNLHVLGCGPIPPNPSELLGSAAMERLLERLSKDYDYVVIDAPPVLAVTDAAVLSTLADGTIVVVGVGVVKRDTLSRAIAALERVDANVLGVVLNRLPVKGPDAYAYDYQSYRPGVEIEGRGRRARSKASRRRSELAQTQE, via the coding sequence GTGGAGCTAACTGACTACGTGCGAATCGCCAGACGCAGTTGGCGGCTCATCCTGGCAGCGGTGCTCACCGTGGTCGCCCTGGCCGCGCTGCTGACGGCTCTGACGCCGCGGGAGTATCGATCCACGGCTCAGCTGTTCGTGTCGACAGCCGGCGGTGACAGCGTCTCAGACCTGGCCCAGGGCGGGTCGTTCACGCAGCGTCAGGTCGCGACCTATGCCGACATCGCCACGACACCGATCGTCCTTGACAAGGTCGTGGCAGAGCTCGGACTGGATGAGTCCGCTGGGTCACTGGCGGGACGCGTGAGTGCCGTCGTGCCACCCAACACCGTCCTCATCGACGTCGCGGTGGTCGATGACGACCCGGTGGAGGCAGCACAGGTCGCGAACTCTGTCGCCGCTGAGTTCGCCGAGACCCTGCAGGAGCTGGAGCGAGTCGACGCCTCAGGCGAGAGTCCTGTCAAGGCGACGGTCGTGAAGCCCGCGACCGCGCCGCAGTCGCCTGCGAGTCCCAGCCCCCTGCGCAACCTTGCTCTGGCGACCGTCCTGGGTCTGCTGCTCGGGGCTGGGCTAGCTGTGCTTCGCGACCTGCTCGACACCAACGTCAGGGGGGAGTCCGACATCCACCGCGTCACTGACGAGCCCGTGATCGGGGCCATCGCCTTCGACAAGGACGCCGAGGACCACCCCCTCGTGATCGAGATTGACCCGCACAGTCACCGCTCCGAAGCTTTCCGCTCGTTGCGGACCAACCTCTTCTATCTCAGTCCCGACGAGCCGGCGCGGACGCTGCTGATCACGTCCACGGTGCCGAACGAGGGCAAGAGCACCACCTCGGTGAACCTGGCGCTGACCATGGCCGAGACTGGCGCCAGGGTCTGCCTCATCGAAGGTGACCTGCGGCGCCCGCGGATGCTCGAGTACATGGGGCTCGAGAGCGCTGCGGGCCTCACGGATGTGTTGGTCGGGCGGGTGGACGTCGAGGACGTGCTGCAGCCCCACGTGTCGAACCTGCACGTCCTCGGGTGCGGGCCCATCCCACCGAACCCGAGCGAACTGCTCGGGTCCGCTGCGATGGAGCGTCTCCTGGAACGACTCTCGAAAGACTACGACTACGTCGTCATCGACGCACCACCCGTCCTGGCAGTGACGGACGCGGCCGTCCTCTCGACGTTGGCGGACGGGACGATCGTCGTCGTCGGGGTTGGGGTGGTCAAGCGTGACACTCTGTCGCGAGCGATCGCCGCGCTCGAGCGGGTGGACGCCAACGTGCTGGGCGTCGTGCTCAACCGGCTCCCGGTCAAGGGGCCAGACGCCTACGCCTACGACTATCAGAGCTATCGGCCCGGGGTGGAGATCGAGGGCCGGGGGCGACGCGCAAGGTCCAAGGCCTCGCGTCGGCGCTCTGAGCTCGCGCAAACACAGGAGTGA
- a CDS encoding integrase, with the protein MRAAKKERGQILDEVVSVTGWSRDNARRRLTAAAKAPPGPGRQVAARPRKPRAPKYSYDATKILQKVWAASGGQCGKYLAASMATQLDALERHGEFALDGSGRLDPQGRYSPGVRVELLSMSAATIDRYLKPVKATDQLRGVCTTKPSPLLRSSIAIRKAGDEVEAEPGFFEGDTVAHCGPTLKGEFARTVNLTCMHTGWVFTTTVRKQRPHPHPERASGRGADYPVRRHRPRLR; encoded by the coding sequence GTGAGGGCCGCGAAGAAGGAGAGGGGACAGATCCTGGACGAGGTGGTCTCGGTGACAGGCTGGTCGCGGGACAACGCCCGACGCCGCCTGACGGCGGCGGCGAAAGCACCGCCAGGGCCGGGCCGGCAGGTCGCAGCACGGCCCAGGAAGCCACGGGCGCCGAAGTACTCCTACGACGCGACCAAGATCCTGCAAAAGGTGTGGGCGGCCTCGGGAGGGCAGTGCGGCAAGTACCTGGCCGCCTCGATGGCCACCCAGCTCGATGCCCTGGAACGTCATGGCGAGTTCGCCTTGGACGGGTCAGGCCGGCTGGACCCGCAGGGCAGGTACAGCCCGGGTGTGCGCGTCGAGTTGCTGTCGATGAGCGCCGCCACGATCGACCGGTACCTGAAGCCGGTCAAGGCCACCGACCAGTTGCGCGGGGTCTGCACGACCAAGCCCTCGCCGTTGCTGCGGTCCTCGATCGCGATCCGCAAGGCCGGTGATGAGGTCGAGGCCGAACCAGGGTTCTTCGAGGGCGACACCGTCGCGCACTGCGGGCCGACGCTGAAGGGCGAGTTCGCTCGTACCGTGAACCTGACCTGCATGCACACCGGGTGGGTGTTCACGACCACGGTGCGCAAACAACGCCCACACCCACATCCTGAGCGCGCTTCAGGCCGGGGTGCAGACTATCCCGTTCGCCGTCACCGGCCTCGACTTCGATAA
- a CDS encoding sugar transferase translates to MAAVPSPTGGVAVPEPRKVVALGGGQPHHASRFPTSSAKRTIDLATGVLLATLLAVLIVPLGILIKIGSPGPAIIRQPRVGQHGRVFQMYKLRSMRSDAEADGVARWAQIDDPRITPIGRILRKTRLDELPQAINVLRGDMAVVGPRPERPEWIDLLGSTHENFHLRHNVRPGITGMAQVHHCYTSTLTDWEQKLLYDLHYVRSATLGLELLILLRTVAVVLNRRGL, encoded by the coding sequence GTGGCCGCCGTGCCGTCGCCTACAGGGGGCGTTGCTGTGCCGGAACCGCGCAAGGTAGTGGCACTCGGGGGCGGGCAGCCGCACCACGCGAGTCGTTTTCCCACCTCGTCCGCGAAGCGGACCATCGACCTCGCCACCGGGGTGCTGCTCGCCACTCTCCTCGCCGTCCTGATCGTCCCCCTGGGTATCCTGATCAAGATCGGCTCTCCCGGGCCGGCGATCATCCGACAGCCACGCGTCGGTCAGCACGGCCGGGTATTCCAGATGTACAAGCTGCGGTCAATGCGCTCGGACGCCGAGGCGGACGGCGTCGCCCGCTGGGCGCAGATCGACGACCCCAGGATCACGCCCATCGGCCGGATCCTGCGGAAAACCCGACTCGACGAACTTCCGCAGGCCATCAACGTGCTCCGCGGCGACATGGCCGTCGTGGGTCCACGCCCAGAGCGACCGGAGTGGATCGACCTGCTCGGCAGCACCCACGAGAACTTCCACCTGCGTCACAACGTCAGGCCCGGAATCACCGGGATGGCCCAGGTCCACCACTGCTACACCTCGACCCTGACGGACTGGGAGCAGAAGCTTCTCTACGATCTGCACTACGTCCGTTCCGCGACGCTGGGCCTGGAGCTGCTGATCCTGCTCAGGACCGTCGCCGTCGTGCTCAATCGCCGCGGTCTCTAG
- a CDS encoding glycosyltransferase yields the protein MDLPTCLLARLHGKRLVLEVNGGLGDVPIAHPRARTLAPLLRLLARTEFRLAHSVICVSPGLQAWVRRTARGHTDVRWARNGADPELVRRRRSAAVPAYACFVGVLAGWQGIELLLAASASPHWPQGVGLQVVGDGQHAGLVRHAARKLPHIRYHGRLPRDRALEVLAASSVSLCLPTSDLERNQINGIPFKLLDSLVLGVPAVVSPLRQQTNTVLLAQGGITVEETARHVALAVADLVGQSRDSERRALSTRSAALLSWEYAIDTAEAAVAPAG from the coding sequence GTGGACCTCCCGACCTGCCTTCTCGCGCGGCTTCACGGCAAGCGGCTCGTCCTCGAGGTCAACGGCGGTCTCGGGGACGTCCCGATTGCCCACCCGAGGGCGCGCACCCTTGCCCCGCTCCTGCGGCTCCTGGCGCGGACCGAGTTCCGGCTCGCGCACTCGGTGATCTGCGTCAGCCCTGGTCTGCAGGCGTGGGTCCGGCGGACCGCCCGCGGTCACACCGACGTCCGCTGGGCCAGGAACGGGGCGGATCCCGAGCTTGTGCGGCGGCGGCGGTCGGCGGCCGTGCCGGCGTATGCGTGCTTCGTGGGCGTGCTGGCCGGCTGGCAGGGGATCGAGCTCCTGCTTGCGGCTTCAGCCTCACCGCACTGGCCGCAGGGCGTGGGGCTGCAGGTCGTCGGCGACGGCCAGCACGCGGGGCTTGTGCGCCACGCTGCACGCAAGTTGCCCCACATTCGATACCACGGACGGCTCCCTCGGGACCGAGCGTTGGAGGTCCTGGCGGCCAGTTCGGTCAGTCTGTGCCTGCCCACCTCGGACCTCGAACGCAACCAGATCAACGGGATCCCGTTCAAGTTGCTGGACAGCCTGGTGCTGGGCGTTCCGGCCGTCGTCTCTCCCCTGCGCCAGCAGACGAATACGGTGCTTCTGGCGCAGGGTGGGATCACGGTCGAGGAGACGGCCAGGCACGTGGCGCTCGCGGTCGCAGACCTCGTCGGCCAGTCGCGTGACTCCGAGCGGAGAGCCCTGTCCACCCGATCGGCGGCGCTCCTGTCCTGGGAGTACGCGATTGACACGGCAGAGGCCGCCGTCGCGCCCGCAGGCTAG